One window of Brucella pseudogrignonensis genomic DNA carries:
- a CDS encoding type IV secretion system protein, with protein MHDFLSDLLQRIDNSGENFSSQAYNIIGSEITPLLKVMFIAYVGYYGIQVIMGTSRISVAEIVTRVFRMVFILALISNWGYFNDFFYKWLNNTPEDVGRAILTATGTGITEPTNGLSMIWKTANEAASAFAEQSGYFSVLPSMVGFLIMACVAIFIAVALAILVLAKVMLWVLIGTAPIFIACMLFEQSRSLGQAWFQQVLLYALIPLFVFVVAAFLIAAMDPELTKVSAAAIERRLTLSDISAFLLLCFAGAFVLLNIQVLAQGIAGGLALGIGAAATRVSHMTGVTTPTQIARASFKGIGASYHGGRSLYNRFGGGRDGGSISPTSQGAKEAMQNRISSNSLPR; from the coding sequence ATGCATGATTTCCTGAGCGATCTTTTACAGAGAATAGATAATTCAGGCGAGAATTTTTCATCGCAGGCTTACAATATTATTGGCTCTGAAATCACGCCGCTGCTCAAGGTGATGTTCATCGCCTATGTTGGATATTACGGCATCCAGGTAATAATGGGGACTTCGCGGATTAGCGTGGCAGAAATTGTTACACGCGTATTCCGCATGGTCTTCATTCTGGCATTGATCAGCAATTGGGGATACTTCAACGATTTTTTCTATAAGTGGCTGAACAATACCCCCGAAGATGTAGGTCGCGCCATCCTGACCGCTACCGGGACGGGAATTACCGAACCGACAAATGGTCTTTCCATGATCTGGAAAACCGCGAATGAGGCGGCTTCTGCGTTTGCCGAGCAATCCGGCTATTTTTCCGTTTTGCCTTCTATGGTGGGCTTTCTCATCATGGCCTGCGTGGCAATCTTCATCGCTGTTGCTCTCGCAATACTTGTGCTTGCCAAGGTGATGCTATGGGTCCTGATCGGGACCGCACCTATCTTCATCGCCTGCATGTTGTTTGAACAATCGCGCAGCCTTGGGCAGGCGTGGTTCCAACAAGTTCTTCTATACGCTCTGATCCCGTTATTCGTGTTTGTCGTCGCCGCTTTCCTTATCGCCGCAATGGACCCTGAGCTGACGAAGGTATCCGCTGCCGCTATAGAGCGACGCCTTACGCTGAGTGATATTTCAGCCTTCCTTCTGCTTTGTTTCGCAGGCGCTTTTGTGCTGTTGAACATCCAGGTCCTTGCTCAGGGCATCGCAGGTGGTCTTGCCCTTGGTATTGGCGCTGCCGCGACACGGGTTTCTCACATGACAGGTGTCACCACTCCAACGCAAATTGCGCGAGCTAGCTTCAAGGGGATCGGTGCGAGCTACCATGGCGGGAGATCACTTTACAATCGCTTTGGCGGCGGCCGCGATGGAGGTTCGATTTCCCCGACAAGTCAGGGCGCAAAAGAAGCAATGCAAAACCGAATAAGCAGCAACAGCCTGCCTCGCTGA
- a CDS encoding lytic transglycosylase domain-containing protein produces MPLSALAGGVPVIDGSNLSERTVRDQKTSDIEKTDKNRFSLNKSVTCAVYRPGRKDDPVAAAKANPEISGLVKRVAREEGVDENLFLGLVYQESRFNPCAKSGVGAIGLAQLMPDTAKELGVDPHNIEQNLRGGARYLKQQLKRYNGNANHALAAYNAGAGNVNKYGGIPPFKETQGYVRNITQKWTPAFGGSNDLPMNYGGGDIAYSGMRDSTINSMANTQATKESTANVASWLTQLGGVQSDTIQDSWDHNSAARNANLEMVNQAILLGNSFADLLNSRNAVSATASSGASQSASFKKNDDKPRETTGVCDPRTGMEWNAEEKACVQKREREAHIKLKLNPQ; encoded by the coding sequence ATGCCTTTATCAGCATTGGCGGGTGGCGTTCCTGTCATTGACGGGTCGAATTTGTCCGAAAGAACGGTTCGTGACCAAAAAACGTCAGATATCGAGAAGACGGATAAAAACCGGTTTTCCCTCAATAAGAGCGTAACATGCGCCGTCTACAGACCGGGGCGAAAAGACGACCCAGTCGCAGCCGCCAAAGCCAATCCGGAAATTTCCGGGTTGGTCAAACGAGTGGCGCGCGAAGAAGGTGTAGACGAAAATCTGTTTCTGGGACTCGTTTATCAGGAAAGCCGCTTTAATCCATGCGCGAAATCGGGCGTGGGAGCTATCGGTTTGGCACAGTTGATGCCTGATACCGCAAAAGAGTTGGGCGTAGATCCCCATAACATTGAACAGAACCTGCGCGGTGGTGCTCGTTATCTGAAACAACAGCTCAAGCGATATAACGGCAACGCTAACCACGCCCTTGCAGCCTACAATGCGGGCGCAGGCAACGTGAATAAATACGGCGGCATTCCACCCTTCAAAGAAACGCAGGGGTACGTGCGGAATATCACGCAGAAATGGACTCCAGCATTCGGCGGTTCAAATGATCTGCCCATGAACTACGGCGGTGGTGATATTGCATATTCCGGCATGCGGGATTCCACCATTAATTCAATGGCGAACACGCAGGCGACAAAAGAAAGCACAGCCAACGTCGCCTCATGGCTCACCCAGCTCGGCGGTGTGCAGTCCGACACCATTCAAGACAGCTGGGATCACAACTCTGCCGCTCGAAACGCGAACCTCGAAATGGTCAATCAGGCGATTTTGTTGGGCAATTCGTTTGCCGACCTGCTCAACAGCCGCAATGCAGTTTCAGCCACCGCTAGTTCGGGCGCGTCTCAATCGGCTTCGTTTAAGAAAAATGACGATAAGCCACGAGAAACAACCGGCGTCTGCGATCCCCGTACCGGCATGGAATGGAATGCTGAAGAGAAGGCTTGCGTTCAAAAGCGTGAACGCGAGGCGCACATCAAGTTGAAGCTAAATCCGCAATAA
- a CDS encoding type IV secretion system protein, protein MKRLTILASATGVALSSFASIAAHAAGGVPVIDESNYKVAKQTSETTEKILGTNKEILTTVEETLKAVTGDRGGDANQMQNLAVGNGFSVSSMPSFDSLMSGGVPNFGSMGSDIAKVASTFINGLQLVKNLSGQANSSFSGDKSYEQMVNTVLGVAALVNGSQQAVTTRRSAFEQAGQSIGQAKDIKGSIDQNTQLQVQAGLTINELIGVMNGAVSSLQADNQRRLTDISNSKKVLTYSAN, encoded by the coding sequence ATGAAACGACTGACCATTTTGGCTTCAGCGACTGGCGTGGCTCTATCATCGTTTGCTTCCATTGCTGCTCATGCGGCAGGAGGCGTGCCGGTAATCGATGAATCAAATTATAAAGTGGCCAAGCAAACATCCGAAACAACGGAGAAAATCCTTGGGACAAACAAAGAAATCCTGACAACGGTCGAGGAGACATTGAAGGCCGTGACCGGTGATCGCGGCGGCGATGCAAACCAGATGCAAAACCTGGCCGTCGGGAATGGCTTTAGCGTATCGTCAATGCCCTCATTTGACAGCCTTATGTCCGGCGGAGTGCCCAATTTTGGAAGTATGGGCAGTGACATCGCCAAGGTGGCGTCCACTTTCATCAACGGGCTTCAGCTCGTTAAGAATTTGTCTGGGCAAGCTAATAGCAGCTTCAGCGGAGACAAGTCCTATGAACAGATGGTCAACACTGTCCTTGGTGTCGCCGCACTCGTAAATGGTTCACAACAGGCGGTAACGACGCGGCGAAGTGCTTTTGAACAGGCCGGCCAGAGTATCGGTCAGGCAAAGGACATTAAAGGTTCCATCGACCAAAACACGCAGCTGCAAGTGCAGGCAGGACTGACCATCAACGAACTTATCGGCGTGATGAACGGTGCGGTGTCGTCATTACAGGCCGATAATCAGCGCCGCCTGACCGACATTTCCAATTCCAAGAAGGTGTTGACGTACAGTGCAAACTAA